One Edaphobacter lichenicola DNA window includes the following coding sequences:
- a CDS encoding DHA2 family efflux MFS transporter permease subunit has translation MQKSMATATLIEPLQATPPQPAKSVVQLRKSRPIINPWVVALTVTLATFMELLDTSIANVSLPYIAGGLGRSYDEVTWILTTYLVANAVVLPMSAWLSRVFGRKTYYMACVALFTITSFFCGIAPTLGIMLLSRVLQGIGGGGLAPVEQAILVDAFPPAKRASAFALYTVAIVTAPAIGPVLGGWITDNYNWRWVFFINIPVGLLSLFLTNRFVHDPESYAEERKTVRGPAVNGKPGKLRVDGIGIALVGLGSAALEVLLDRGQIDDWFGSRFIIAMFVIGISCLTAAVFWELHVPDPIIDFRLLKVRNFALANLFYFVFGFGLFASTTMIPQLLQSLYGYRAIDAGLVLGPGALVITFLAPVGAQLVQRGIVKPRILLFGAVMIVGMSFLHYSHFNLDTDYKHYALARALQGLGYGFFFVPLSVIAYSQLSPAQNNKASSLTNFFRNWGGSFGIAFITTMSERRQNFHQDRVGSTIAASSSTLQQNIHQTAAYLQAHGFSPADAVTAAYGRVYDQLHAQTQLLAFMDCFHIIGVITLIAAPLVLLTKSFKAPAKAPEGH, from the coding sequence ATGCAGAAGTCCATGGCCACCGCCACCCTCATCGAGCCACTCCAGGCCACTCCCCCACAGCCGGCCAAGTCCGTAGTCCAGCTCCGTAAGTCCCGCCCCATCATCAACCCCTGGGTCGTCGCCCTCACCGTCACCCTGGCCACCTTCATGGAGCTGCTCGACACCTCCATCGCCAACGTCTCGCTCCCCTACATCGCCGGCGGTCTCGGCCGCTCCTACGACGAGGTCACCTGGATCCTCACCACCTACCTCGTCGCCAACGCCGTCGTCCTGCCCATGTCCGCCTGGCTCTCCCGCGTCTTCGGCCGCAAGACCTACTACATGGCCTGCGTGGCGCTCTTCACCATCACGTCGTTCTTCTGCGGCATCGCCCCCACCCTCGGCATCATGCTCCTCTCGCGCGTCCTCCAAGGCATCGGCGGCGGCGGCCTCGCCCCGGTCGAACAGGCCATCCTCGTAGACGCCTTCCCTCCCGCCAAACGCGCCTCCGCCTTCGCCCTCTACACCGTCGCCATCGTCACCGCACCCGCCATCGGGCCCGTCCTCGGCGGCTGGATCACCGACAACTACAACTGGCGCTGGGTCTTCTTCATCAACATCCCCGTCGGCCTGCTCTCCCTCTTCCTCACCAACCGCTTCGTCCACGATCCCGAGTCCTACGCCGAAGAGCGCAAGACCGTCCGCGGCCCCGCAGTGAACGGAAAGCCAGGCAAGCTCCGCGTCGACGGCATCGGCATCGCCCTCGTCGGCCTCGGCTCCGCAGCCCTCGAAGTCCTCCTCGACCGCGGCCAGATCGACGACTGGTTCGGCTCCCGCTTCATCATCGCGATGTTCGTCATCGGCATCTCCTGCCTCACCGCAGCCGTCTTCTGGGAGCTCCACGTCCCCGACCCCATCATCGACTTCCGCCTCCTCAAGGTCCGCAACTTCGCCCTCGCCAACCTCTTCTACTTCGTCTTCGGCTTCGGCCTCTTCGCCTCCACCACCATGATCCCGCAGCTCCTCCAGTCCCTCTACGGCTACCGCGCCATCGACGCCGGCCTCGTCCTTGGACCCGGAGCCCTGGTCATCACCTTCCTGGCCCCAGTAGGCGCGCAGCTGGTCCAGCGCGGCATCGTCAAGCCCCGCATCCTGCTCTTCGGAGCCGTCATGATCGTCGGCATGTCCTTCCTCCACTACAGCCACTTCAACCTCGACACCGACTACAAGCACTACGCCCTCGCCCGCGCCCTCCAGGGCCTCGGCTACGGCTTCTTCTTCGTGCCGCTCTCGGTCATCGCCTACTCGCAGCTAAGCCCCGCACAAAACAACAAAGCCTCGTCCCTCACGAACTTCTTCCGCAACTGGGGCGGCAGCTTCGGCATCGCCTTCATCACCACCATGTCCGAGCGCCGCCAGAACTTCCACCAGGACCGAGTCGGCTCAACCATCGCAGCCTCCTCCAGCACGCTCCAGCAGAACATCCACCAGACCGCCGCCTACCTGCAAGCCCACGGCTTCTCTCCCGCCGACGCCGTCACCGCAGCCTATGGACGCGTCTACGACCAGCTCCATGCCCAAACTCAACTCCTCGCCTTCATGGACTGCTTCCACATCATCGGCGTCATCACCCTCATCGCCGCGCCGCTGGTCCTGCTCACCAAGAGCTTCAAAGCACCAGCCAAAGCTCCCGAAGGTCACTAA
- a CDS encoding PadR family transcriptional regulator: MGKPSDLVQGTLDLLILKTIALEPMHGWAIAKRIQQISNEVLQVQQGSLYPALHRLEQQAWIRAKWSETETGRQAKFYSLTAAGRTQLEREKESWNRLSSAINLVVENV; this comes from the coding sequence ATGGGTAAGCCAAGCGATCTCGTGCAGGGCACTTTAGACCTCCTCATCCTCAAGACCATCGCACTCGAGCCGATGCACGGCTGGGCCATCGCCAAGCGCATCCAACAGATCTCGAACGAGGTCCTTCAGGTCCAACAGGGCTCCCTCTACCCCGCTCTCCACCGCCTGGAGCAGCAGGCATGGATACGCGCCAAGTGGAGCGAGACCGAAACCGGTCGTCAGGCGAAGTTCTACTCTCTCACCGCCGCCGGACGCACCCAGTTGGAGCGTGAGAAGGAAAGCTGGAACAGGCTCTCCAGCGCCATCAACCTGGTGGTCGAGAACGTATAG
- a CDS encoding ABC transporter permease — MRWIQRLRMAMLMLFRRNSETARLDQEMQFHLDQQISENIAGGMAPAEARSAALRTFGNPTLLHDQARSTWSWNWLEKFARDIRYGARTLRRSPGFAIVAVLVMALGIGATTSLFTIVRAVLLKPLPFHDPNNLVMVYEHFHNFELGDGFNVVAPGDFHDWRAHTNGYQDMAAWRDYGFNLAGEHAELPEVVQAAGGSWNLFPLLGIQMAHGRSFTPEEDQVGANHVVLLTWNIFQRRFAGDASIIGKQVRLDSNPYTVTGVLPASFTYPDARTQVWVPYAQTLNARQYDAHDNHQSHVIARLKPGVTAASALEQVSALQYQLHLANASKPVAESAVSRPMIDDVVLDIKTPLTVLFCAVGCMLLIACLNVSNLFVARSAARRKEIAVRGALGGTRLALIREQMTESLLICAAGGVLGLAISALTTRWLATHWTTLPRAEIVRMDTTVLAFSMGLVVLTALLAGLLPAISATGKMTFGLLQESSRSVGGSTSRATMRKTLLAVEIALTVILLFSAGLLFKSFMHLRTTDLGCVTDRVLTIKYGLPENQYNTREKVVAFHESLLEKVRRLPGVTSAALVSTPPGGGYEGDDVFTIPEHPPAASVLQDDAIYRSADPEYFKVMQIPLISGRVFTDQERLTRDHYLVVSKKFADQYFSRDNPIGRHIRVSWDTPEPENYEIIGVVGDTVYDVAEPIKPTMYFPVLSGLPNQVSSSTIMVRTAGDPLLLSVPVQKQVAALDPSLPVYDVLTMQQILGKTTASQSFSATLTLAFALLSLLLAAIGLYGVLSYLIAQRITEIGIRIALGAQRSQVLRLVLFDGLRPVFLGLLIGLAGGAVAGTLIRSILFGTSPYDPVVFAAMIGSLLLTAVAACAIPAIRALKIDPMQALRTE; from the coding sequence ATGCGCTGGATCCAACGTCTCCGCATGGCCATGCTGATGCTCTTCCGCCGCAACTCCGAAACAGCTCGTCTCGACCAGGAGATGCAGTTCCACCTCGATCAACAGATCTCCGAAAACATCGCCGGCGGAATGGCCCCGGCCGAAGCACGCTCCGCCGCCCTGCGCACCTTTGGCAATCCAACTCTTCTCCATGACCAGGCGCGTTCCACCTGGAGTTGGAACTGGCTGGAAAAGTTCGCCCGCGACATACGATACGGCGCCCGAACCCTCCGCCGCTCTCCCGGCTTTGCCATCGTCGCCGTCCTCGTCATGGCCCTTGGCATCGGCGCCACCACCTCGCTCTTCACCATCGTCCGCGCCGTCCTGCTCAAGCCGCTTCCCTTCCACGATCCCAACAATCTCGTCATGGTCTACGAGCACTTTCACAACTTCGAACTCGGCGATGGATTCAACGTCGTCGCACCTGGTGACTTCCACGACTGGCGCGCGCATACAAACGGCTATCAGGACATGGCGGCCTGGCGCGACTATGGCTTCAATCTCGCCGGCGAACATGCCGAACTGCCCGAGGTGGTCCAGGCCGCCGGTGGCTCCTGGAATCTCTTTCCCCTCCTCGGTATTCAGATGGCCCACGGCCGCTCCTTCACCCCGGAAGAAGATCAGGTCGGTGCAAACCACGTTGTCCTGCTCACCTGGAACATCTTTCAAAGGCGCTTTGCCGGAGACGCTTCCATCATAGGCAAACAGGTCCGTCTCGACAGCAATCCGTACACGGTCACCGGCGTCCTCCCCGCCTCGTTCACCTATCCCGATGCGCGGACCCAGGTCTGGGTGCCCTACGCCCAAACCCTCAACGCACGCCAATACGACGCGCACGACAATCATCAGAGCCACGTCATCGCCAGGCTCAAGCCCGGAGTCACCGCCGCATCGGCACTCGAACAAGTCAGCGCCCTGCAGTACCAATTGCATCTGGCCAACGCGTCGAAGCCCGTCGCAGAAAGCGCCGTCTCCCGGCCCATGATCGACGACGTGGTCCTCGACATAAAGACTCCACTCACTGTCCTCTTTTGCGCCGTCGGATGCATGTTGCTCATCGCCTGTCTCAACGTCTCCAACCTCTTCGTCGCACGAAGCGCAGCCCGGCGCAAAGAGATCGCGGTGCGCGGTGCGCTCGGCGGCACACGTCTCGCCCTCATCCGCGAACAGATGACCGAAAGCCTGCTCATCTGCGCCGCCGGAGGTGTACTAGGACTGGCAATCTCTGCGCTCACAACCCGCTGGCTCGCAACCCACTGGACGACCCTCCCCCGCGCCGAGATAGTCCGGATGGACACCACCGTCCTCGCCTTCTCCATGGGTCTCGTCGTGCTGACGGCACTATTGGCCGGTCTCCTGCCCGCCATCTCAGCGACAGGAAAGATGACCTTCGGACTTCTTCAGGAGTCCTCGCGATCCGTCGGAGGCAGCACCTCACGCGCAACCATGCGCAAAACTCTGCTCGCTGTCGAGATCGCCCTCACCGTTATCCTGCTCTTCTCCGCCGGCCTCCTCTTCAAAAGCTTCATGCATCTCAGAACCACCGATCTCGGCTGCGTCACCGATCGTGTCCTCACCATCAAGTACGGCCTGCCGGAGAATCAGTACAACACCAGGGAAAAGGTCGTAGCCTTCCATGAGTCTCTGCTCGAAAAGGTGCGACGCCTACCCGGAGTCACCTCTGCAGCCCTTGTCTCCACTCCTCCCGGAGGAGGCTACGAAGGCGACGATGTCTTCACCATCCCCGAGCACCCGCCAGCCGCCTCCGTCCTGCAGGACGACGCCATCTATCGTTCCGCCGATCCCGAATACTTCAAGGTCATGCAGATCCCGCTCATCAGCGGCCGCGTCTTCACCGATCAAGAGCGTCTCACCCGCGATCACTACCTCGTCGTCAGTAAAAAATTCGCCGATCAATACTTCTCCAGAGATAACCCCATCGGCCGGCACATCAGAGTCAGCTGGGACACGCCCGAACCGGAAAACTACGAGATCATCGGCGTAGTCGGCGACACGGTCTACGACGTCGCCGAGCCCATTAAACCCACCATGTACTTCCCTGTCCTGTCCGGCCTTCCCAACCAGGTCAGCAGCTCCACCATCATGGTGCGCACCGCCGGTGATCCGCTCCTCCTCTCTGTTCCCGTGCAGAAACAAGTGGCCGCACTCGACCCTTCGCTTCCCGTCTACGACGTTCTCACCATGCAGCAGATCCTCGGCAAGACCACCGCCAGCCAGAGCTTCAGCGCTACCCTCACGCTCGCCTTCGCGCTGCTGTCCCTGCTTCTGGCCGCCATCGGACTCTATGGCGTCCTCTCCTACCTCATCGCGCAGCGCATCACCGAGATCGGCATTCGCATCGCACTCGGCGCTCAACGCTCTCAGGTCCTGCGCCTTGTCCTGTTTGACGGCCTGCGTCCCGTCTTCCTCGGCCTTCTCATCGGACTCGCAGGAGGCGCAGTCGCAGGAACCCTCATCCGCTCGATACTCTTCGGAACCAGCCCCTACGACCCTGTAGTCTTCGCCGCCATGATCGGCAGTCTTCTCCTGACTGCAGTCGCCGCCTGCGCCATTCCCGCCATTCGTGCTCTGAAGATCGATCCCATGCAAGCCCTCAGAACCGAATAA
- a CDS encoding NmrA family NAD(P)-binding protein: protein MFTVMGVTGNVGGEMARTLLAAKKSVRAIVRDAKKGEEWARLGCEIAVADLNDVKSLTAAFQGVDGVFTMLPPIYDPTPGFAEHMAMSKVLTEALQSARPRKVVHLSTIGAQATEQNLLSLHTALERMLAEVSLPITILRPGWFMENSAHNVASARDEGVIYSFLSPAGKGFPFIATADIARVGAELLQEIWSGHRVVELTGPRPVSPNDLAAGFAKVLGRPIAVELVPREEWEALSRSQGMKNPTPWMRMLDGFNEGWIGFERPAEVRKGKVELETVLKSLVERSDA, encoded by the coding sequence ATGTTTACAGTGATGGGAGTAACGGGTAATGTCGGCGGTGAGATGGCAAGAACTCTGCTGGCCGCGAAGAAGTCTGTGCGTGCGATAGTGCGCGATGCCAAAAAGGGTGAGGAGTGGGCGAGGCTGGGATGCGAGATCGCGGTTGCAGATTTGAATGATGTGAAGTCACTGACTGCAGCGTTTCAGGGAGTTGATGGTGTGTTTACGATGCTGCCGCCGATATACGATCCGACGCCTGGTTTCGCGGAGCATATGGCGATGTCGAAGGTTTTGACGGAGGCGTTGCAGTCTGCGCGCCCGAGGAAGGTGGTGCATCTTTCGACGATTGGAGCGCAGGCGACTGAACAGAATCTGCTGTCGCTGCATACGGCTCTCGAGAGGATGCTGGCAGAAGTATCCCTGCCGATTACGATTTTGCGTCCGGGCTGGTTTATGGAGAACTCGGCGCATAACGTCGCTTCGGCTCGTGACGAAGGCGTGATTTACAGCTTCCTGAGTCCGGCTGGTAAGGGCTTTCCGTTTATCGCGACTGCGGATATCGCGCGGGTTGGAGCTGAGTTGTTGCAGGAGATATGGAGCGGGCATCGCGTGGTCGAGTTGACGGGGCCGCGACCTGTATCTCCGAATGATCTGGCTGCTGGATTTGCAAAGGTGCTGGGGCGTCCGATTGCGGTGGAGCTGGTTCCGCGTGAGGAGTGGGAGGCGCTGTCTCGTTCACAGGGGATGAAGAATCCGACGCCGTGGATGCGGATGCTCGATGGATTCAATGAAGGCTGGATTGGATTTGAGAGACCAGCGGAGGTGCGGAAGGGCAAGGTTGAGTTGGAGACAGTCTTGAAGAGCCTGGTAGAACGGTCGGACGCATAA
- a CDS encoding LysR family transcriptional regulator yields MTLSTAPNDRLLSGITVLMAVVEAGSFIRAAETLGITQPAVSRAIARLESRIGVRLLDRTTRSLTPTAEGRRLYEETSPLLSGIADAVTFASGSSATVRGRLRVNMDPLFSSLLLAPHLGRFLDSYPEVSLELLTRPELGDLVAEGFDLAVRFGEPPSSSLVARKLLETHIVTVAAPSYLARHGRPEKLTDLAKHHCLQFRDPRTNQPYEWEFHRGRRIVPIKTSGRLVLSDAYTFLGACVAGAGIAQVLALSVQTELDRGDLIDIFHNWPDERFPLFALYPSRHLPPAKLRAFLDFVLELVKLPSPPQK; encoded by the coding sequence ATGACACTCTCAACCGCCCCGAATGATCGCCTGCTAAGCGGCATCACCGTGCTCATGGCAGTTGTCGAAGCCGGCAGTTTCATCCGCGCAGCCGAGACTCTCGGCATCACTCAGCCAGCCGTCAGTCGCGCAATCGCCCGCCTCGAATCCCGCATCGGCGTGCGTCTGCTCGACCGCACCACCCGCTCCCTCACCCCGACCGCCGAAGGCCGCCGCCTCTACGAAGAGACCAGCCCTCTCCTCTCCGGCATCGCCGATGCCGTCACCTTCGCCTCCGGGTCTTCCGCCACCGTCCGTGGCCGCCTCCGCGTCAACATGGACCCGCTCTTTTCCAGTCTTCTCCTCGCCCCGCATCTGGGCCGCTTTCTCGACAGCTACCCCGAGGTCTCGCTCGAGCTCCTCACACGCCCAGAGTTGGGAGACCTCGTCGCCGAAGGCTTTGATCTGGCTGTCCGCTTCGGCGAACCGCCCTCCTCCTCACTCGTCGCACGCAAGCTCCTCGAAACCCACATCGTCACCGTAGCGGCCCCATCGTATCTCGCCAGGCACGGACGCCCCGAAAAGCTTACCGACCTGGCAAAACACCACTGCCTCCAATTCCGAGACCCGCGCACCAACCAGCCCTACGAGTGGGAGTTCCATCGTGGCCGCAGGATCGTCCCCATCAAGACCTCAGGCCGTCTCGTGCTCTCAGACGCCTACACCTTCCTCGGAGCCTGCGTCGCCGGAGCAGGTATAGCCCAGGTTCTCGCCCTCTCAGTCCAGACCGAACTCGACCGTGGCGACCTTATCGATATCTTCCACAACTGGCCCGACGAGAGATTCCCCCTCTTCGCCCTCTACCCCTCCCGCCACCTTCCACCCGCCAAACTTCGCGCCTTCCTCGACTTCGTCCTCGAACTCGTGAAACTTCCCTCACCTCCTCAAAAATAA
- a CDS encoding HesB/IscA family protein: MATASVTPEVVVGAPPASTTPVTLTPAAINKVREIMATQTPVPAGLRIGVVGGGCSGFQYSMSFENQSGMMDKVYKFEDLKVFVDATSAMYLQNCTVDYVETLEAAGFKFENAAVKSTCGCGSSFSV; encoded by the coding sequence ATGGCTACTGCATCCGTTACCCCCGAAGTTGTTGTTGGAGCACCACCTGCTTCGACTACGCCTGTGACCCTGACCCCTGCCGCGATCAACAAGGTTCGGGAGATTATGGCGACTCAGACTCCGGTCCCTGCTGGGCTTCGGATCGGTGTGGTTGGTGGCGGATGTTCGGGTTTCCAGTACTCTATGTCATTCGAAAATCAGAGCGGAATGATGGACAAGGTTTATAAGTTTGAGGATCTAAAGGTGTTTGTGGACGCGACCTCGGCTATGTACCTGCAGAATTGCACGGTGGACTACGTGGAGACGCTTGAGGCGGCTGGGTTCAAGTTTGAGAATGCCGCGGTGAAGAGCACATGCGGTTGCGGATCGAGCTTCAGCGTTTAG
- a CDS encoding RidA family protein: MKIKLGVMAAALMAVACGVQAQVVVKHLQPNEKSPIANGVWAGDTLYLSGQLASPVTPADEAKGTAAVYGDTKTQAMSALNKIQALLKEQGLDMKDVVKMTVFLAGDPEKGGKLDFPGLQAAYTQFFGTKDQPNKPARSAFQVAALAAPWALIEIEVIAVRGK; encoded by the coding sequence ATGAAGATCAAGCTTGGGGTGATGGCGGCAGCGTTGATGGCTGTTGCGTGTGGAGTGCAGGCACAGGTTGTTGTGAAGCATCTGCAGCCGAATGAGAAGTCGCCTATCGCGAATGGTGTGTGGGCTGGAGACACGCTTTATCTGAGCGGGCAGCTGGCTTCGCCTGTGACGCCTGCCGATGAGGCGAAGGGGACTGCTGCGGTTTATGGCGATACGAAGACGCAGGCGATGAGCGCGTTAAATAAGATTCAGGCGCTGCTGAAAGAGCAAGGGCTGGATATGAAGGACGTCGTAAAGATGACGGTGTTCCTTGCGGGCGATCCGGAGAAGGGTGGCAAGCTGGATTTTCCGGGTCTGCAGGCGGCGTATACCCAGTTCTTCGGCACAAAGGATCAGCCGAATAAGCCCGCGAGGAGTGCTTTTCAGGTGGCGGCGCTGGCTGCTCCGTGGGCACTGATTGAGATAGAAGTGATCGCGGTGAGAGGGAAGTAG
- a CDS encoding flavin monoamine oxidase family protein, translated as MMGISRRDFLMRVGQVGGYSAAFATMQSLGLMPMKGAEAEPIQAAAGSGKGVKVVVLGGGIGGLVSAYELQKLGYEVTLLEARERPGGRNWTGRAGQEVCFCDGSKQAIKWEEGNYQNLGPARLPSTHWTMLGYCRELGVPMEVEINTSRSTLLQNDRANEGKPVPQRKAINDTRGHVSELLSKCIAHGALDSELTKEDRERMTAFLKVYGPLNDNGAYVGSERAGYKTTPGAGAQVGVPEVPLDMRVLLDEDFWYNLFVEEDWDWQATMMQPVGGMDRIPYAFAKALGPVVQYNSPVKEIRKSSNGVRVSYTQGGATKQVEASYCIIAMPFSILKKTPNDLSPTFKKVVDESTMGGAYKIAWESRRFWEQDYNIYGGLSYLMQGPSPIWYPSSRLMHPTGVLVSGYTDELDTPFYNMTLEEKFAASRASIEKIHPGHGNELKNPVFCGWSRVPWNEGSWIRSYGGGKSGYDVIIQADGPIYFAGDTASHIVGWQEGAALSARRAVGMISDKVKSARLAGAAGAVLS; from the coding sequence ATGATGGGGATCTCCCGGCGCGATTTTCTGATGCGAGTAGGGCAGGTGGGTGGCTATAGTGCTGCGTTTGCAACGATGCAGTCTCTCGGGCTGATGCCGATGAAGGGTGCGGAGGCTGAGCCGATTCAGGCGGCAGCTGGGTCCGGCAAGGGCGTAAAGGTGGTGGTTCTGGGTGGTGGGATCGGCGGCCTGGTATCAGCCTATGAGCTGCAGAAGCTCGGATATGAGGTGACTCTGCTTGAGGCGCGCGAACGGCCGGGCGGGCGCAACTGGACCGGACGCGCCGGGCAGGAGGTTTGTTTCTGCGATGGAAGCAAACAGGCGATCAAATGGGAAGAGGGGAACTATCAGAACCTTGGGCCGGCGCGGCTGCCGAGCACCCACTGGACGATGTTGGGATATTGTCGCGAGCTCGGCGTTCCGATGGAGGTGGAGATCAATACGTCGCGCTCAACCCTACTTCAGAACGACCGGGCGAACGAGGGGAAGCCAGTGCCGCAGAGGAAGGCGATCAACGATACGCGTGGGCACGTTTCGGAGCTGCTGTCGAAGTGCATTGCACATGGGGCGCTGGACTCGGAGTTGACCAAAGAAGACCGCGAGCGGATGACTGCTTTTCTGAAGGTCTACGGACCGCTGAACGATAACGGTGCTTATGTTGGGTCGGAGCGGGCTGGATATAAGACGACGCCGGGCGCTGGGGCACAGGTGGGAGTGCCAGAGGTGCCGCTGGATATGCGGGTGCTGCTGGATGAGGACTTCTGGTATAACCTGTTTGTCGAAGAGGATTGGGACTGGCAGGCGACGATGATGCAGCCGGTGGGCGGGATGGACCGGATCCCGTATGCGTTTGCGAAGGCGCTGGGACCGGTCGTGCAGTACAACTCTCCTGTGAAGGAGATTCGGAAGTCTTCGAACGGTGTTCGCGTGTCGTATACGCAGGGCGGCGCGACGAAGCAGGTGGAGGCTTCTTACTGCATTATCGCGATGCCGTTTTCGATATTGAAGAAGACTCCGAATGACTTGTCGCCGACGTTCAAAAAGGTAGTGGACGAGAGCACGATGGGTGGGGCGTACAAGATTGCGTGGGAGAGCAGAAGGTTCTGGGAGCAGGACTACAACATCTACGGTGGGTTGTCGTACCTGATGCAGGGGCCGAGCCCGATCTGGTATCCTTCGTCCCGGCTGATGCACCCGACGGGTGTGTTGGTGTCGGGTTATACGGATGAGCTTGATACACCGTTCTACAACATGACTCTGGAAGAGAAGTTTGCCGCGTCGCGGGCGTCGATCGAGAAGATTCATCCGGGGCATGGGAATGAGCTGAAGAACCCTGTGTTTTGCGGATGGAGCAGGGTGCCGTGGAATGAGGGCTCATGGATTCGGAGTTATGGTGGCGGGAAGAGCGGGTATGACGTGATCATCCAGGCGGATGGGCCGATCTACTTTGCCGGCGATACGGCGAGCCACATTGTGGGATGGCAGGAGGGTGCGGCGCTGAGTGCGCGTCGTGCGGTGGGGATGATCTCCGATAAGGTGAAGTCGGCTAGACTTGCCGGGGCTGCTGGTGCGGTGCTTAGCTAG
- a CDS encoding TetR/AcrR family transcriptional regulator has product MRVSRAKAAENRERILDVATRLFRERGIDGIGVADLMKSAGLTHGGFYGHFKSKDDLVAQACRRAVTRMRDNWIRTMDHSSDPLETLANEYLAAKHRDNAGRGCPIAALGSEIARQGSVTRHTVTEELKPFINYLSEIVQGRSASLRRERAIALYASLVGAVVIARVVDDLEFSNEALTAVANAIQSKGAKRNAPAPRTPTPRTKKRTVSRAPRETKA; this is encoded by the coding sequence ATGAGAGTAAGCCGTGCCAAGGCAGCAGAGAACCGCGAACGAATCCTTGATGTTGCAACCAGGCTCTTTCGAGAGCGCGGCATCGACGGCATCGGTGTCGCTGATCTCATGAAGAGCGCCGGTCTCACCCATGGCGGATTCTACGGCCACTTCAAATCAAAAGATGATCTCGTCGCCCAGGCCTGCAGACGCGCCGTCACCCGGATGCGTGACAACTGGATCCGCACCATGGACCACTCCAGCGATCCTCTGGAAACCCTCGCCAACGAGTACCTCGCCGCCAAACACCGTGACAACGCTGGCCGCGGCTGTCCCATAGCCGCCCTCGGCTCCGAGATTGCACGTCAGGGATCCGTCACGCGACATACCGTCACCGAAGAACTAAAGCCCTTCATCAACTACCTCTCCGAAATCGTTCAGGGCCGATCTGCAAGTCTTCGCCGCGAACGAGCCATCGCACTCTACGCCAGTCTGGTCGGCGCTGTCGTCATCGCCCGCGTCGTTGACGATCTCGAGTTTTCCAACGAAGCCCTCACCGCCGTGGCCAACGCTATCCAGAGCAAAGGTGCGAAACGGAACGCTCCAGCACCTCGCACACCGACACCACGGACGAAAAAAAGAACCGTCTCACGCGCTCCTCGCGAAACAAAAGCGTAG